The genomic stretch CGCGCAAGCCGCCGGGTGGCCTCGTGGGTGCGCCCTATCTGGACCGGCAGAAGATCGACGTGCTGGCCATCACCACGCCGACGATGATCTTCAAGGGCAATGCCTTTGACGCCGCGCAGGGCTTCCCGGCCAATGTGAATGTCGCGGCGGCCCTGGCACTCGCCGGCATCGGCCCGGAGCGGACCATGGTGGAAATCTGGGCGGACCCGGCGATGACGCGCAACCAGCACACCATCCGCGTCGAATCCGAAGAGGTGCGCCTGACCATGACCATCGAGAATGTGCCGAGCGTGGAGAATCCGCGCACCGGCAAGATCACGCCGCTGAGCATCCTGGCTTGCCTGCGCGGGATGACCAGCACGCTGAAGGTCGGCAGCTGAGGGGGGGGGGGGGCGCCGCGCCCGGTTCAACCGCCTGGCAGGTCGGCCAGGGTCTCGGCCGGGATGATGATGTTGTTGCCCGGCAGGTTGGGGTGCATCAGGAAGCCCGCATTGTTGGGCGTCGTCACGTGCTGCAAGCCAAGCGAATGGCCGGCCTCGTGGCTGAGCAGGCTGGCGGCGTTGATCGCCGCGATGTCGGGCAGGATCCGGAACCAGCTCGTCCGGCTGCCGATCCAGCTTTCGCCGCCGTGATGCAGATTCTTCGAGCTCAGGATCCGCTCATGGACAAAGACGCTCAGGTTCAGGGCGTCCCGGCGAAGCGCGAAGAGATGGCTGCTCTGGATGACGATATCGTTGGGGGTTCGCGGGATCGCGAAGGGCTCGCCGGGGTCATGAACCACGATCCGGCTATCGGCTGAGACGTGGCGCGCGGTGCCGCCGATGGTGATCGAGGGAACCACCACACGGTTCGGGCCCGGCGTGAACATCATGTTGGCCTGGCTGTTGTAGACGCTGTTCAGCCCGAAGACGATCTTGTTGGCGAGCATGTCCAGCGCGCCCCTCACGCGCGGAGCGCCCAGGTGGTAGACATCCACCTTGAAGCTCAACAGGCGCCGCACGTCGAGGGCCACATCCAGCGTTCGCCGCCGGCTGTCCCTGGCCGTCAGCGTGGTGCGACCGGGGCAGGTGCCCTTCACCACGACATTCCCGTCCGAGACGCTGACGATTTCCGCGATATTCGTGTTGCTGATCTTGAGATCGCTGATGGATTCCAGCTCCAGGGTTCCATTCACCATGCTGGAGGCCAGGAAATTCAGGGTCCGGGTTCCTCCCAACGGCACCATCTGAACGGGCGGCAGCGCCGGATTGATCCGATCCCAATCCCCGGCCGGCCCCGGCTTCGTCTTGTCGAGCCGCGCGAGGCTGAAGCCGAATGTGTCGCAAGGACCGCCGATGGGTGTATCGGGCTGGACCTTGATGCCGTCCCCCTGCTGCCCGGTGGCGCGGCGGCCTTGCAACTCCTGCAGCTTGCGGAAGGTGGCCCGGTTCGGCTGCACCTGGCCGTCGGGCGTGAACTGCCCCTTGAAATGCCGAAGCTGAAAGACCTTGATGGCATTCACCAGCTTGTCGAAATCCGGCCCACGGGCGAAGCCGTCCTCGTCATTCAGCGTCCGGGCAGCGCCGCCCAGCTCGACGCTGATATTGTTCAGCATCCATTTGACCTCCTTCACATCCTCGGGGAGGTTCTGGCAGCCCAACCCGACGGAGTTGAGGATGCTGAATCCGGTGATCGTGATTTCCGGAAGCGTATAGGTGCCTGGCATTGCATGCTCCTTCGCGCCGTGTGCGGGCGGAGCAACGCTTCGACGCCGTGAAAGCGTTTCAGGCATATAAAGATCAGTCAATAAAAATCGGCATCAGTCCAGAAATACGACCCGTTTCTCGGCCACGGGGTCGCGGTCGGCGGAGCCCATCCGCCTCCGTCACAGCACCACGCGCCCACCCGCCCCCTTGCCCGCCATCACCCGCGCCATGTCATCCCGCACGGCGGGGATGCGGCGGTAGAATTGATGGCTGGAATCCAGGCTGAGGCCCGGGCCCGTATCGGCCAGGTTCTCGCAATCCACGAAGCGGCAGCGGTCCCGGGGATAGCGCGCCTGGTCGGTGCGGTCCGTGGGGCCGCTGCGGCCCAGGCGCTGGAGGTCATTCACCACCTGGCTCAGGCGCAGCACCTGGTCGCCGGCTGAGTGATAGAGGCTGACCCGCCCCGAGAGCTGGCCCAGATGCCCCAGCCAGGCCGGCCCCACGCCATTCTCGGCATAGGGGCTGTCGGCCGAGACGCTGATCGCTTCATCGAACAGGATGGACCGCGGCAGGCCCATGGCGGCCCAGCGGTTCAGCGCATGTTCCATCGCCCAGTTCCCCATGGAATGCGCCAGCAGGAAGACCCGCCCGCCCCGCCGCCGCACCTTGGCAAAGGAGGGGCGCAGCCG from Sediminicoccus sp. KRV36 encodes the following:
- a CDS encoding pilus assembly protein N-terminal domain-containing protein; translation: MPGTYTLPEITITGFSILNSVGLGCQNLPEDVKEVKWMLNNISVELGGAARTLNDEDGFARGPDFDKLVNAIKVFQLRHFKGQFTPDGQVQPNRATFRKLQELQGRRATGQQGDGIKVQPDTPIGGPCDTFGFSLARLDKTKPGPAGDWDRINPALPPVQMVPLGGTRTLNFLASSMVNGTLELESISDLKISNTNIAEIVSVSDGNVVVKGTCPGRTTLTARDSRRRTLDVALDVRRLLSFKVDVYHLGAPRVRGALDMLANKIVFGLNSVYNSQANMMFTPGPNRVVVPSITIGGTARHVSADSRIVVHDPGEPFAIPRTPNDIVIQSSHLFALRRDALNLSVFVHERILSSKNLHHGGESWIGSRTSWFRILPDIAAINAASLLSHEAGHSLGLQHVTTPNNAGFLMHPNLPGNNIIIPAETLADLPGG